One genomic segment of Arthrobacter sp. JZ12 includes these proteins:
- a CDS encoding mechanosensitive ion channel family protein, whose translation MDLLEMIAPFLAVAGAVFAAVVLAWIIRRVAARALRKVPAVREATGKVRGPLQAALAVLGARIALGATASDAGWFPPVDYVLVLALIVTLTWLLVAVLSVIETVVLRHYAASGRDHRLARRLTTQIMIARRVAVAVIITLALASILLTIDEVRALGAGILASAGLISIVAGLAVQSSLTNVFAGVQLAFTDAIRVDDVVLVEGEMGTIEEITMTYVVVQSWDERRLILPSTYFTSTPFENWTRRRSELLGTVELDLDWRVPIEAMRTRLQEILDGSELWDGRNGKLQITQATDGLVRARILISAADSGALWDLQCLVREQMVGFIQSGFPEALPRQRWEAVPPSSASAFSQADDDVSRGSLHDDRLFTR comes from the coding sequence ATGGACCTTCTCGAGATGATTGCTCCCTTCCTTGCCGTGGCAGGCGCCGTTTTCGCCGCCGTCGTGCTGGCCTGGATCATCCGCCGGGTGGCGGCCCGCGCACTCCGGAAAGTGCCGGCCGTCCGCGAGGCAACCGGCAAGGTCCGCGGTCCGCTGCAGGCGGCGCTGGCCGTCCTTGGTGCGCGGATTGCCCTGGGCGCAACAGCGTCCGACGCCGGTTGGTTCCCGCCCGTGGACTATGTCCTCGTGCTCGCGCTCATAGTCACGCTCACCTGGCTGCTGGTGGCGGTGCTGTCCGTAATCGAGACAGTCGTGCTGCGGCACTACGCGGCTTCAGGCCGGGACCACCGGTTGGCGCGCAGGCTCACAACCCAAATCATGATCGCGCGCAGGGTGGCCGTTGCGGTCATCATCACCCTTGCCCTGGCCAGCATCCTGCTCACCATTGACGAGGTACGCGCACTCGGTGCCGGCATCCTCGCTTCGGCCGGCCTGATCTCGATCGTTGCGGGACTCGCGGTGCAGAGTTCGCTGACCAATGTCTTCGCCGGTGTCCAGCTCGCCTTCACGGACGCCATCCGCGTCGATGACGTGGTCCTAGTGGAAGGCGAGATGGGAACCATCGAGGAAATCACCATGACCTATGTTGTGGTGCAATCGTGGGACGAACGCCGGCTCATCCTTCCCTCCACCTACTTCACCTCCACGCCCTTCGAGAACTGGACCCGGCGCCGCTCGGAGCTGCTCGGCACCGTGGAACTGGACCTTGACTGGCGGGTGCCGATCGAGGCCATGCGCACGCGCCTGCAGGAAATCCTCGACGGCTCGGAGCTATGGGACGGCCGCAACGGGAAGCTGCAGATCACCCAGGCGACGGACGGCCTGGTCCGCGCACGGATCCTCATCAGCGCCGCCGACAGCGGCGCGCTCTGGGACCTGCAGTGCCTGGTTCGCGAGCAGATGGTCGGGTTCATCCAGTCCGGTTTCCCGGAGGCGCTGCCACGGCAGCGCTGGGAGGCGGTGCCGCCGTCGTCGGCTTCTGCTTTTTCACAAGCCGACGACGACGTTTCGCGCGGCTCCCTGCACGACGACCGCCTCTTCACACGATAG
- a CDS encoding PRC-barrel domain-containing protein, translating into MDPLGMEELQTAIAWDANGEKLGNVTQVHLDGISGRPAWITVGLGLLDSREHFVPLTGARLDGDNLYVAVSRDKIKDSPDFKSVEGLSAEQEDELRTYYRA; encoded by the coding sequence ATGGATCCGCTCGGTATGGAGGAACTACAGACAGCCATCGCGTGGGATGCGAACGGGGAGAAGCTGGGCAACGTCACGCAGGTGCACCTCGACGGCATCTCCGGACGGCCCGCATGGATCACGGTGGGCCTCGGATTGCTTGATTCCAGGGAGCACTTCGTGCCGCTGACCGGAGCGCGGCTCGACGGCGACAACCTGTACGTGGCTGTCTCACGGGACAAGATCAAGGACTCGCCTGACTTCAAGTCGGTCGAAGGGCTGAGTGCAGAGCAGGAAGACGAGCTGCGCACGTATTACCGCGCCTGA
- a CDS encoding NAD-dependent epimerase/dehydratase family protein: MRIAVIGATGNVGTALLRRLQQAREENPGIELVGVSRRQPSLEHHPYAGVEWHTADVGTDAGRDSLTSALKGADAVVHLAWAIQPNRDEEAMHRTNVKGTENALQAAADAGVRHFVCASSVGAYSPARKDQLVSEDWPTGGIATSHYSRHKAAQEDLLDAFERDFPEIPVARVRPGLIFQADAGDEIGRYFLGPLVPKFILNKLALPILPIPSQLVFQAVHAADMADAYWRIIDQRASGAFNIAADPVLNPRILGGLLGAKRVFDLPVPVLRAVVSASWSLHLQATDPGWIDMAAQAPVMNTDRARTLLGWEPTRSSVAAVREVIEGLAFKNGVNASPSLRSGR, translated from the coding sequence ATGCGCATCGCCGTCATAGGGGCAACAGGCAACGTGGGCACGGCGCTTCTGCGCAGGCTCCAGCAGGCCCGCGAAGAGAACCCGGGCATTGAACTGGTGGGGGTCTCCCGTCGTCAGCCCTCCCTCGAGCACCACCCCTACGCCGGGGTTGAGTGGCACACCGCCGACGTCGGCACCGACGCGGGGCGCGACAGCCTCACCTCCGCACTGAAGGGGGCCGACGCCGTCGTGCACCTTGCCTGGGCAATCCAGCCCAACCGGGACGAGGAAGCGATGCATCGCACCAACGTCAAGGGCACCGAGAACGCGCTGCAGGCCGCGGCCGACGCCGGTGTGAGGCACTTCGTCTGCGCCTCTTCGGTAGGCGCCTACAGTCCGGCGCGCAAGGATCAGCTGGTGAGCGAGGATTGGCCCACCGGCGGCATCGCAACCTCGCACTACAGCCGGCACAAGGCGGCCCAGGAGGATCTCCTCGACGCCTTCGAACGCGATTTCCCGGAAATTCCTGTGGCGCGGGTGCGCCCGGGCCTGATCTTCCAGGCCGACGCTGGAGACGAGATCGGCCGGTACTTCCTCGGCCCGCTCGTCCCCAAGTTCATCCTCAACAAGCTGGCGCTGCCCATCCTCCCCATCCCGTCGCAACTGGTGTTCCAGGCAGTGCACGCCGCGGACATGGCGGATGCCTACTGGCGGATCATCGACCAGCGCGCCTCTGGCGCCTTCAACATAGCCGCGGATCCTGTGCTGAACCCTCGCATACTCGGCGGCCTGCTCGGCGCCAAGCGTGTCTTCGACCTGCCGGTTCCGGTGCTTCGGGCGGTGGTGTCGGCGTCGTGGTCGCTGCACCTCCAGGCCACGGACCCGGGGTGGATCGATATGGCGGCGCAGGCACCCGTGATGAACACTGACCGTGCGCGCACGCTGCTGGGCTGGGAACCCACCCGGTCTTCCGTCGCTGCAGTGCGCGAAGTCATTGAGGGCCTTGCCTTCAAGAACGGCGTGAACGCATCCCCCAGCCTGCGCTCCGGACGCTAG
- a CDS encoding iron chelate uptake ABC transporter family permease subunit, giving the protein MSPDTLPAAVRARRRTPLKTLGPGTWILILSVAVAALVVTFMTIDLKGNLGYVLPLRANKVAAMLLVAYAVGISTVLFQTVTGNRILTPSIMGFDALYILLQTFLAFTIGTQALMTMGAGTRFILEVVLMVGFSWLLYRWLFVGGGKSLHLVLLVGIVFGTLFRGISSLLQRLIDPSEFVVLQDLFFASFNNVDSSLLGVSALTILAASIAGWRIRNRFDVLALGRETAVNLGVNHRTTVTQVLVICSVLVAVSTALVGPITFFGLLVASVAYQLCSVFRHRYVLPIAVLLGAIALLGGQLTLERIFGFDTALSIVIEFIGGIVFIALLLKGSVK; this is encoded by the coding sequence ATGTCGCCTGACACCCTGCCCGCCGCAGTAAGGGCACGACGGCGAACTCCCCTGAAAACCCTCGGCCCCGGCACCTGGATACTCATCCTTAGCGTCGCCGTCGCTGCGCTTGTGGTTACGTTCATGACCATCGACCTCAAGGGAAACCTCGGGTACGTCCTGCCGCTGCGCGCCAACAAGGTTGCTGCAATGCTGCTGGTCGCCTACGCCGTCGGCATCTCCACCGTGCTGTTCCAGACTGTCACAGGGAACCGAATCCTGACGCCGTCGATCATGGGGTTCGACGCGCTCTACATCCTTCTGCAGACGTTCCTTGCCTTCACGATCGGCACGCAGGCGCTGATGACGATGGGAGCGGGCACGCGCTTCATTCTGGAAGTGGTGCTGATGGTCGGCTTCTCCTGGCTGCTCTACCGGTGGCTCTTCGTCGGCGGAGGGAAGTCGCTTCACCTGGTGCTTCTGGTCGGCATTGTCTTCGGCACGCTGTTCCGTGGGATCTCCTCGCTCCTGCAGCGTCTGATCGATCCCAGCGAGTTCGTTGTCCTCCAGGACCTCTTTTTCGCGAGCTTCAACAATGTGGACTCCTCCCTGTTGGGGGTTTCCGCCCTGACCATCCTTGCGGCCAGCATCGCCGGCTGGCGCATCCGCAACCGGTTCGACGTGCTGGCCCTTGGGCGCGAAACCGCGGTCAACCTTGGGGTGAACCATCGGACGACCGTTACGCAGGTCCTCGTGATCTGCTCCGTCCTGGTTGCTGTGTCCACGGCGCTGGTGGGCCCCATCACCTTCTTCGGACTGCTCGTCGCTTCTGTCGCCTACCAACTCTGCTCGGTGTTCCGACACCGGTATGTGCTGCCCATCGCGGTGCTGCTGGGCGCCATCGCGCTTCTGGGGGGCCAGCTGACCCTTGAGCGGATTTTCGGCTTCGATACGGCGCTCAGCATCGTCATTGAATTCATCGGCGGGATCGTCTTCATCGCCCTGCTCCTGAAAGGTTCGGTCAAATGA
- a CDS encoding ABC transporter ATP-binding protein, with translation MIQLNGVSKAFGATTVVDSVTAGIAPGGITSIIGPNGAGKSTLLSLMSRLLPLDSGSVVIEGMDITTTASNTLAKKLAILRQENQLTVRLTVRDLVGFGRFPHNQGRPTPDDRAHVERALDYLDLGLLADRFVDELSGGQRQRAFIAMVLAQDTDYILLDEPLNNLDMKHAVDLMRMLRRTVDELGKTVVLVIHDINFASCYSDRIIAMRDGAVLHEGTPAQLMHTSLLREIYDIDIRIEEIAGNRIGVYFS, from the coding sequence ATGATCCAGCTGAATGGCGTATCCAAGGCGTTCGGCGCAACCACCGTCGTCGACTCCGTCACTGCCGGCATTGCTCCGGGAGGGATCACGTCGATCATCGGCCCAAACGGCGCCGGCAAATCGACCCTGCTGTCGCTGATGAGCCGGCTGCTCCCGCTGGACAGCGGCTCTGTGGTGATCGAGGGCATGGACATCACGACGACGGCGAGCAATACCCTGGCGAAGAAGCTGGCTATCCTGCGCCAGGAGAACCAGCTCACCGTCCGCCTCACTGTCCGGGACCTCGTGGGCTTCGGCCGGTTCCCGCACAACCAGGGCCGCCCCACCCCTGACGACCGCGCCCACGTGGAACGTGCGCTGGACTACCTGGACCTCGGCCTCCTCGCGGACAGATTTGTCGATGAACTGTCCGGAGGACAGCGTCAACGTGCCTTCATTGCCATGGTCCTGGCCCAGGACACCGATTACATCCTGCTCGATGAACCCTTGAACAACCTCGACATGAAGCACGCGGTGGACCTGATGCGCATGCTGCGGCGGACGGTGGACGAATTGGGCAAGACCGTGGTTCTTGTCATCCATGACATCAATTTCGCCTCCTGCTATTCCGACCGCATCATCGCGATGCGCGATGGAGCTGTTCTCCACGAGGGCACTCCCGCGCAACTGATGCATACGTCCCTGCTGCGCGAGATCTACGACATCGACATTCGGATCGAGGAGATCGCGGGCAACCGTATCGGGGTCTACTTCTCCTGA
- a CDS encoding glycogen debranching N-terminal domain-containing protein: MSYLQPYLHDLTGVFSAPIQAWADPTGQIRNDGAQGISCGDDRVIRSAVLTVNGREPDWVSTQVRSTRRIDYLHFVRVESQVADPLLHLIRSRSADASGVAERLRLESAFDVPVQQLVSLVLEADNAPMERVKSGTAGQSGLSLSSSRWNWRDEDTIAALEAPGAEIEYDGDRVTLTWQVEVAPGGAVELDWRLTVSDAGAPMVAPRGAELQTPAVKSNALQRLLNRSISDLNSLRMASADRPDDSFLAAGAPWFFTMFGRDSLISARLLLPIDQALAGSTLRALAARQGRLTDPDTAEQPGKILHEVRRGTLSFTEGNSGISLPPVYFGTIDATPLWICLLHDAWRAGLPEPEVIDLLDNLERALAWLRDHGDSDGDGFLEYLDESGHGLANQGWKDSGDSIRWHDGSLADGPIALAEVQAYAYEAALGGAALLDALGRPGGEEWRQYAHTLQERFREQFWCTDREGPYPAIALDASKRPVDGVASNMGHLLGTGILNAEESALVARRLLDPTMFSGYGIRTVSTTNGGYWPTRYHAGSVWSHDTGMIISGLLKDGFAEEAAALAAGLLKAAEGFNWRLPELFAGHAASEVWPPVPYPASCRPQAWAAASSVPIAQALKAL; this comes from the coding sequence GTGTCCTATCTCCAACCTTACCTGCACGATCTCACCGGTGTCTTCAGCGCTCCCATCCAGGCGTGGGCCGATCCCACCGGGCAAATCCGGAACGACGGCGCGCAGGGCATCTCCTGCGGTGATGACCGAGTCATCCGCTCCGCTGTCCTGACGGTCAATGGGCGGGAGCCGGACTGGGTCTCCACGCAGGTCCGTTCGACCCGGCGGATCGATTACCTTCACTTCGTCAGGGTGGAGTCGCAGGTAGCCGATCCCCTCCTGCACCTGATCCGCAGCCGGAGCGCTGATGCATCCGGCGTAGCGGAGCGGCTCCGCTTGGAATCCGCGTTCGACGTTCCCGTGCAGCAGCTGGTGAGCCTGGTATTGGAGGCCGACAACGCTCCAATGGAGAGGGTCAAGTCCGGCACCGCGGGCCAGTCGGGACTCTCACTGTCCAGTTCACGGTGGAACTGGAGGGATGAGGACACGATCGCGGCACTCGAGGCACCCGGAGCGGAAATTGAGTACGACGGCGACCGCGTCACCCTCACCTGGCAGGTGGAGGTGGCGCCGGGCGGCGCCGTCGAACTGGACTGGCGGCTCACCGTGTCGGATGCAGGCGCACCGATGGTTGCGCCGCGCGGAGCGGAACTGCAAACTCCCGCAGTCAAAAGCAATGCTCTGCAGCGGCTCCTGAACCGCTCGATCTCGGACCTGAACAGCCTCCGCATGGCCTCGGCCGACCGGCCCGACGACAGCTTCCTCGCCGCGGGTGCGCCCTGGTTCTTCACCATGTTCGGCAGGGACTCGCTCATCTCTGCGCGCCTGCTTTTGCCCATCGACCAGGCTCTGGCCGGAAGCACCCTCCGCGCACTTGCGGCCCGGCAGGGCCGGCTTACGGATCCGGACACCGCGGAACAGCCGGGGAAGATCCTGCACGAGGTCCGCCGTGGCACGCTGTCCTTCACCGAGGGGAATTCCGGCATCTCGCTTCCCCCTGTCTACTTCGGCACCATCGACGCCACGCCGCTGTGGATTTGCCTGCTTCACGACGCCTGGCGGGCCGGCCTGCCGGAGCCGGAGGTCATAGACCTCCTGGACAACCTTGAGCGTGCGCTTGCCTGGTTGCGGGACCACGGAGATTCCGACGGCGACGGCTTCCTCGAGTACCTCGACGAGAGCGGACACGGCCTCGCCAACCAGGGCTGGAAGGACTCCGGCGACTCAATCCGCTGGCATGACGGATCCCTGGCAGATGGTCCGATTGCACTTGCGGAAGTCCAGGCCTATGCGTACGAGGCAGCACTTGGCGGGGCGGCGCTGCTGGATGCCCTCGGCCGGCCCGGCGGCGAGGAGTGGCGGCAGTACGCGCACACCCTCCAGGAACGGTTCCGCGAGCAGTTCTGGTGCACCGACCGCGAGGGACCGTACCCGGCCATCGCGCTGGATGCCTCGAAGCGGCCCGTTGACGGAGTAGCGAGCAACATGGGCCACCTGCTCGGCACCGGCATCCTGAATGCCGAGGAGTCGGCGCTGGTCGCACGCCGTCTTCTGGATCCCACCATGTTTTCCGGCTACGGAATTCGGACGGTGTCGACGACGAACGGCGGTTATTGGCCCACGCGCTACCACGCAGGCTCGGTGTGGAGCCACGACACGGGCATGATCATCAGCGGGCTCCTCAAGGACGGCTTCGCCGAGGAAGCCGCCGCCCTAGCCGCAGGTCTCCTCAAGGCGGCCGAAGGTTTCAACTGGCGGCTGCCCGAGCTCTTCGCCGGGCACGCGGCGTCGGAAGTCTGGCCGCCGGTGCCCTATCCGGCGTCCTGCCGCCCCCAGGCGTGGGCGGCGGCGTCGTCGGTTCCTATTGCCCAGGCGCTGAAGGCGCTGTGA
- a CDS encoding DUF6480 family protein, with product MSSQNPDPEKEHITGLEPGGGVPPGETPPAEGSTNMTQGHEEDAPGKAASRIWLVLIGIFVLLGLLYFVGYIAGLFS from the coding sequence ATGAGCAGCCAAAACCCGGATCCGGAGAAGGAACACATCACGGGCCTTGAACCGGGCGGCGGGGTGCCTCCCGGAGAGACTCCTCCCGCGGAAGGCAGCACCAACATGACGCAGGGGCACGAAGAGGACGCACCGGGCAAGGCTGCGTCCCGGATCTGGCTGGTCCTCATCGGCATCTTTGTGCTTCTGGGCCTGCTGTACTTCGTAGGGTACATAGCAGGCCTCTTCAGCTAA
- a CDS encoding type II CAAX prenyl endopeptidase Rce1 family protein, with the protein MAIMGTAMVLAVGVPYTLSRFVFRDHAIRFPVLTGQKWNRTERWYLLAVVVIGYLVLPVYMVPTGVYENWPAASSPSTISRLFLGTNVLGIWDELFFICTAFTLLRRHLPEWQANVLQAVLFTSFLWELGFHAWGPLLIYPFALVQAWIFSRTKSLSYIVSVHLLFDFVLFLVLLHAHNREWFAFFLY; encoded by the coding sequence ATGGCGATCATGGGCACTGCGATGGTCCTCGCAGTGGGCGTTCCCTACACACTGTCGCGGTTCGTCTTCCGCGATCACGCCATTCGGTTCCCCGTGCTCACCGGCCAGAAATGGAACCGCACCGAGCGCTGGTACCTGCTTGCCGTCGTCGTTATCGGGTACCTGGTGCTGCCTGTGTACATGGTCCCCACCGGGGTCTATGAGAACTGGCCCGCGGCGTCGTCTCCGAGCACGATCTCACGACTGTTCCTGGGCACCAACGTCCTAGGGATCTGGGACGAACTGTTCTTCATCTGCACCGCCTTCACGCTGCTGCGCAGGCACCTGCCCGAGTGGCAGGCCAATGTGCTGCAGGCAGTGCTGTTCACGTCGTTCCTATGGGAGCTGGGCTTTCACGCCTGGGGTCCGCTGCTGATCTATCCGTTCGCCCTTGTGCAGGCGTGGATCTTCTCCCGGACCAAGTCGCTCAGCTACATCGTCAGCGTGCACCTGCTGTTTGACTTCGTGCTCTTCCTGGTCCTGCTCCATGCACACAACCGCGAGTGGTTCGCGTTCTTCCTCTACTGA
- a CDS encoding DUF2252 domain-containing protein → MADSAVQGNTREKRMGNAREKLIADTLVDAFKPLMEADPRGFRTKFRRMAADPFAFYRGSACLFYCDMKDLNDRWADERTARVWIHGDLHAENFGTYMSSTGELAFDINDFDEAYLGHFSWDLRRFTASLALLAWQKALPEEAVRSLIRTYLSAYLDQVGHYDDVGHDDFGLHLSSTEGAIHGVLLTARAARRTDLLDAMTLVEDHERHFRRSRNTRHLDEEEYAKVNAAFEDYLGTIPKDKKSARQVFYYVKDIVGSTGFGIGSAGLPAYNVLIEGYNQALENDIIISMKQGNVAAPSRIVTDERVRSYFKHDGHRTVISQRALQVHTDSFLGYTTIDGVGFVVDELSPYKADLRWDALTEPDEIGPVLVDLGKATAKVHCASDEDSDQDLVNFQTERAILDVTQGRREEFIEDLLEFSLDYARKVRDDHALFVDAFRENRIPGIPSI, encoded by the coding sequence ATGGCAGACAGCGCCGTCCAGGGGAATACCCGTGAAAAACGCATGGGAAATGCCCGCGAAAAGCTCATCGCGGACACCCTCGTGGATGCCTTCAAGCCCCTCATGGAGGCCGACCCCCGGGGCTTCCGCACCAAGTTCCGCAGGATGGCAGCCGACCCCTTCGCGTTCTACCGTGGAAGCGCCTGCCTCTTCTACTGCGACATGAAGGATCTCAACGACCGCTGGGCGGATGAACGAACCGCGCGGGTCTGGATCCATGGCGACCTGCACGCCGAGAACTTCGGTACGTACATGAGCAGTACGGGGGAACTGGCGTTCGACATCAACGACTTCGACGAGGCCTACCTTGGCCACTTCTCCTGGGACCTTCGGCGGTTCACCGCCTCGCTCGCGTTGTTGGCCTGGCAGAAGGCGCTCCCCGAGGAGGCTGTCCGTTCCCTGATCCGCACCTACCTGTCCGCCTACCTGGACCAGGTCGGCCACTACGACGACGTCGGCCATGACGACTTCGGCCTGCACCTCTCGAGCACCGAGGGCGCTATTCACGGCGTGCTGCTGACGGCGCGAGCAGCGAGGCGCACGGACCTCCTCGATGCCATGACCCTGGTGGAGGACCACGAGCGCCATTTCCGGCGGAGCAGGAATACCCGGCATCTCGACGAGGAGGAGTACGCCAAAGTCAACGCGGCCTTTGAGGACTACCTTGGAACAATTCCGAAGGACAAGAAGTCGGCGCGGCAGGTGTTCTACTACGTGAAGGACATTGTCGGCAGTACGGGTTTCGGGATCGGCAGCGCCGGGTTGCCCGCCTACAACGTTCTGATCGAGGGCTACAACCAGGCGCTCGAGAACGACATCATCATCTCGATGAAGCAGGGAAATGTCGCTGCGCCCAGCCGCATCGTGACCGATGAACGGGTGCGCTCCTACTTCAAGCACGACGGGCACCGCACAGTAATCAGCCAGCGGGCCCTGCAGGTACACACCGATTCATTCCTCGGCTACACCACGATCGACGGCGTGGGCTTCGTTGTGGATGAACTCTCCCCCTACAAGGCCGACCTACGGTGGGACGCACTGACGGAGCCGGACGAAATCGGTCCGGTGCTTGTCGACCTGGGTAAGGCGACGGCGAAAGTGCACTGTGCCTCCGACGAGGACAGCGACCAGGATCTTGTGAACTTCCAGACAGAACGGGCCATCCTGGATGTGACTCAAGGGCGGCGGGAGGAATTCATCGAAGACCTGCTGGAATTCTCGCTGGACTACGCGCGTAAAGTCCGCGACGATCACGCTCTGTTCGTGGACGCTTTCCGGGAGAACCGCATCCCCGGCATTCCCTCCATCTAA
- a CDS encoding siderophore ABC transporter substrate-binding protein: MKNPGKLSVLAALATAALTLSACGGSADADSNSGGTTEGTNSSATVTVEHAQGSTEVPANPENVYTFDLGALDTLDSLGVDVTGVPEAAFPESLAAYASDEYTKIGSMKEPDFEAIAAGAPDLIIISGRTADSYDKLSEIAPTIDLSVDQAAPIESFKEISTTLGEIFGQEDAVADRLAEIDSTIGEANENAKNAGTGLVILTNAGEITAYGAGSRFGLIHDVLGVQTAADVKAEGSHGESVSFEFIAEANPDHLFVIDRDAALGESGEAAAAVLDNELVNGTTAAQNDQIVYLDAASWYLVGYGLGNVEAMVSSVNDALAG; encoded by the coding sequence GTGAAAAATCCCGGAAAGCTCAGCGTGCTCGCCGCGCTGGCGACGGCTGCCCTGACCCTTTCAGCGTGCGGCGGATCCGCTGACGCCGACAGCAACTCCGGCGGCACAACGGAGGGCACCAACTCCTCTGCCACCGTTACCGTTGAGCATGCACAGGGTTCCACCGAGGTCCCGGCCAACCCCGAGAACGTCTACACGTTCGATCTCGGAGCGCTGGACACGCTGGACAGCCTCGGCGTCGACGTGACCGGCGTTCCCGAAGCGGCATTCCCCGAGTCCCTGGCGGCCTACGCATCGGATGAATACACCAAGATCGGCTCGATGAAGGAGCCGGACTTTGAAGCAATCGCTGCCGGTGCGCCGGACCTCATCATCATCTCTGGCCGCACCGCAGATTCCTACGACAAGCTCAGCGAGATCGCCCCGACCATCGACCTCAGCGTCGACCAGGCTGCCCCGATCGAAAGCTTCAAGGAAATCAGCACCACACTCGGCGAGATCTTCGGCCAGGAAGACGCCGTTGCCGACCGGCTCGCCGAGATCGATTCGACGATCGGTGAGGCCAACGAGAACGCGAAGAATGCAGGAACCGGGCTGGTCATACTCACCAACGCGGGCGAAATCACTGCCTACGGCGCCGGCTCCCGCTTCGGCCTGATTCATGACGTACTCGGTGTCCAGACAGCCGCGGACGTCAAGGCCGAAGGTTCCCACGGCGAGTCCGTCTCCTTCGAGTTCATCGCCGAGGCCAACCCCGACCACCTGTTCGTCATCGACCGCGATGCAGCCCTGGGCGAGTCCGGCGAAGCCGCTGCGGCAGTCCTCGACAACGAACTTGTGAACGGCACCACCGCCGCCCAGAACGACCAGATTGTCTACCTGGATGCTGCGAGCTGGTACCTCGTGGGCTACGGCCTGGGCAACGTTGAGGCCATGGTCTCCTCGGTCAACGACGCGCTGGCCGGCTAA
- a CDS encoding ABC transporter permease gives MITELSPTDTQPTTPRRRVLLLPALAVLAVVVLSITSLFIGVSDVSISTLLSDSSDGTAGRILLISRIPRTLAILLTGIALGVAGLLMQLMARNKFVEPSTVGTVESAMLGILVVTILVPAAPLLAKMGVAAVFGVAGTALFLLILQRVPLRNTLVVPLVGIMLGGIVGAVTTFFAYRFDLLQSLNSWMVGDFSGVLAGRYEFLWLVGALAVVGYIAADRFTVAGMGKDFTTNLGLNYRGVMALGLVLVSLISAVVVVTVGAVPFLGLVVPNLVSMLIGDNVRRSVPWVALLGAGLVLVCDILGRLIRYPYEIPVGTVLSVVGAATFLYLLLRSRRNVA, from the coding sequence ATGATCACCGAACTCTCTCCAACGGATACCCAGCCGACGACGCCGCGCCGCCGCGTCCTGCTGCTGCCCGCCCTGGCGGTGCTCGCCGTCGTCGTTCTTTCCATCACCAGCCTCTTCATCGGGGTCAGTGACGTCTCGATCTCCACCCTGCTCTCGGACTCCTCCGACGGCACGGCGGGCCGCATCCTGCTCATCAGCAGGATTCCGCGTACGCTCGCCATCCTCCTGACCGGGATCGCGCTTGGCGTGGCCGGCCTCCTGATGCAGTTGATGGCGCGCAATAAGTTTGTTGAGCCCTCCACTGTGGGAACGGTCGAGTCAGCCATGCTCGGCATCCTCGTCGTCACCATACTGGTGCCGGCGGCCCCGTTGCTCGCGAAAATGGGAGTCGCGGCCGTCTTCGGCGTCGCCGGCACCGCCCTGTTCCTGTTGATCCTGCAGCGCGTTCCGCTGCGCAACACGCTGGTGGTTCCGCTGGTCGGCATCATGCTGGGCGGCATCGTCGGGGCCGTCACCACGTTCTTCGCCTACCGGTTCGACCTTCTGCAGAGCCTCAACAGCTGGATGGTGGGCGACTTCTCAGGTGTACTTGCCGGCCGCTACGAGTTCCTCTGGCTGGTGGGGGCCCTTGCCGTAGTGGGCTACATCGCGGCGGACCGCTTCACCGTGGCCGGGATGGGAAAGGACTTCACCACCAACCTCGGGCTCAACTACCGCGGCGTGATGGCCCTGGGTCTGGTGCTTGTCTCGCTTATCAGCGCCGTCGTCGTGGTGACGGTCGGCGCCGTCCCCTTCCTCGGCCTGGTGGTGCCCAACCTTGTGTCGATGCTGATCGGCGACAACGTGCGCCGGTCCGTACCCTGGGTTGCGCTGCTGGGAGCGGGACTCGTCCTGGTCTGCGACATCCTCGGCCGGCTCATCCGGTACCCCTATGAGATTCCCGTAGGCACCGTCCTGTCCGTGGTGGGAGCGGCCACCTTCCTGTACCTGCTGCTGAGGAGCCGCCGTAATGTCGCCTGA